One window from the genome of Halobellus ruber encodes:
- a CDS encoding CPBP family intramembrane glutamic endopeptidase, with amino-acid sequence MPSVSSDPTSLDRPDDVAPSRSPRAVLRAVAVAILLATVGIVVGVALVGGAVLALTTAGVRVTPVLGLVLSLALATGVGFGGVALAYLRYRGSGLDYVGLGVPSVREVAYVVGGYVASFALLIAASVVLTATGTEAAPNTVAEVGMRNPEVLLLLIPASFLLIGPGEELLYRGVVQNRLGEALPAPAAIVLASLIFASIHFFSLAGAPRARLVSISVLVLPTLVFGTMYELTDNIAVPALIHGAYNATLFSLLYLTLRFASGGTNQFPEAAALLPA; translated from the coding sequence ATGCCGAGTGTGTCCTCCGATCCGACTTCGCTCGACCGCCCCGACGACGTCGCACCGTCGCGGTCCCCCCGCGCCGTGCTCCGCGCGGTGGCCGTTGCGATCCTGCTCGCGACGGTCGGCATCGTCGTCGGCGTGGCGCTCGTCGGCGGCGCCGTCCTCGCGCTCACCACCGCCGGGGTGAGAGTCACGCCCGTTCTGGGGCTCGTGCTCTCCCTGGCGCTCGCGACCGGCGTGGGGTTCGGCGGCGTCGCACTCGCGTACCTCCGGTACCGCGGCTCGGGGCTCGACTACGTCGGCCTCGGGGTGCCCTCGGTCCGCGAGGTCGCGTACGTCGTCGGCGGCTACGTCGCGTCGTTTGCGCTTCTGATCGCCGCGTCTGTCGTCCTCACCGCCACCGGCACGGAGGCCGCCCCGAACACCGTCGCCGAGGTCGGGATGCGGAACCCCGAGGTACTCCTCCTCCTGATCCCGGCGTCGTTCCTCCTGATCGGTCCCGGCGAGGAGCTGCTGTACCGCGGCGTGGTCCAGAACCGGCTGGGGGAGGCGCTGCCGGCGCCGGCGGCGATCGTCCTCGCGAGCCTGATCTTCGCGTCGATCCACTTCTTCTCGCTTGCGGGCGCGCCGCGGGCCCGACTCGTCAGCATCTCGGTGCTGGTGCTCCCGACGCTGGTGTTCGGGACGATGTACGAACTCACAGACAACATCGCCGTGCCGGCGCTGATCCACGGCGCGTACAACGCGACCCTGTTTTCGCTGCTGTACCTCACGCTCCGGTTCGCGTCGGGCGGGACGAACCAGTTCCCCGAGGCGGCGGCGTTGCTTCCGGCCTAA
- a CDS encoding metal-dependent hydrolase has protein sequence MFVGHEFLAFALAGWGALQVGCSDRTALHAGVVAAVAALLPDLDVVYAVGTYAVAVAGGAPLGWDAFWGVANATHRVVTHTLPTGGVATLWLAAAVAVGRRRSPGADRGRSGSTAAVTLAGAAAAGAALLLAGFRAAVSPSAAVVAAGFLACVAAAGWVLAARVGLSTMGVTAAAGVGFLSHPFGDVFLAAPPPLFSPFEPVVWAGRVSLAADPTLDLLGVLAVELLAVWLGVAAFTRVAGDRMGHIDRLRDAFDRRAAAGLAYAPAAVVLPRPTIVDAHVLGATVVPLAAVVGVWAGYASFRRDGGATAGRVGAAVAGFLAGLAALTLAGVAYTVAYVVAI, from the coding sequence ATGTTCGTTGGCCACGAGTTCCTGGCGTTCGCGCTCGCCGGGTGGGGGGCGCTCCAGGTTGGCTGTTCCGACCGGACGGCGCTCCACGCCGGGGTGGTCGCTGCCGTCGCCGCCCTCCTCCCCGACCTCGACGTCGTCTATGCGGTCGGCACCTATGCCGTCGCGGTCGCCGGCGGGGCGCCGCTCGGCTGGGACGCCTTCTGGGGCGTCGCGAACGCGACCCACCGGGTGGTGACCCACACGCTCCCGACCGGCGGCGTCGCGACGCTGTGGCTCGCCGCGGCGGTCGCAGTCGGGCGGCGGCGGTCGCCGGGCGCCGATCGGGGTCGGTCCGGATCGACTGCGGCAGTCACGCTCGCCGGTGCCGCCGCGGCCGGTGCGGCCCTGTTGCTCGCGGGGTTCCGGGCCGCCGTCTCCCCGTCGGCGGCGGTCGTCGCCGCCGGCTTCCTCGCCTGCGTGGCGGCCGCGGGGTGGGTCCTCGCCGCGCGGGTGGGGCTGTCGACGATGGGCGTGACGGCCGCCGCCGGCGTGGGCTTCCTGTCGCATCCGTTCGGCGACGTCTTCCTGGCGGCCCCGCCGCCGCTTTTCTCGCCGTTCGAGCCCGTGGTGTGGGCCGGGCGGGTTTCGCTGGCTGCGGATCCGACCCTCGACCTCCTCGGCGTTCTGGCGGTGGAACTGCTGGCCGTCTGGCTGGGGGTGGCGGCGTTCACGCGGGTGGCGGGCGACCGGATGGGTCACATCGACCGACTCCGGGACGCGTTCGACCGGCGTGCCGCGGCCGGACTCGCGTACGCGCCGGCCGCCGTGGTCCTCCCGCGGCCGACCATCGTCGACGCTCACGTCCTGGGCGCCACAGTCGTCCCGCTGGCCGCGGTCGTCGGCGTATGGGCGGGCTACGCCTCGTTCCGGCGCGACGGCGGCGCGACGGCGGGGCGGGTCGGAGCCGCGGTCGCCGGCTTCCTCGCCGGACTCGCGGCGCTCACGCTCGCCGGAGTCGCGTACACAGTCGCGTATGTGGTGGCGATATGA
- a CDS encoding NUDIX hydrolase, whose protein sequence is MADTDPSDGSGTDAGADDGSEGDGSTSDDLAWRTTGSEVEYTCPGFAVRRDDVILPDGTETDFHSVEDPPAVVILPFTPDGDVVVIEEWRQAVGRVNRGLPAGTADADDADLDAVARRELAEETGHEADSLRYLCAVEPANGLLDSVHHYYVARGCEPTAEPDLDFNESIRVEVTDYDDLLGAVLDGAVRDGRTILGVTRYELADRWR, encoded by the coding sequence ATGGCCGACACCGACCCGTCCGACGGTTCCGGAACGGACGCCGGCGCGGACGACGGTTCCGAGGGCGACGGATCCACCTCCGACGACCTGGCGTGGCGGACGACCGGGAGCGAGGTCGAGTACACCTGCCCGGGGTTTGCGGTCCGCCGCGACGACGTGATCCTCCCGGACGGCACCGAGACCGACTTCCACTCCGTCGAGGACCCACCCGCGGTGGTGATCCTCCCCTTTACTCCCGACGGCGACGTGGTCGTGATCGAGGAGTGGCGGCAGGCGGTCGGCCGCGTCAACCGCGGGCTACCCGCCGGCACCGCCGACGCCGACGACGCCGATCTCGACGCGGTCGCCCGCCGGGAACTCGCCGAGGAGACCGGTCACGAGGCCGACTCGCTCCGATATCTGTGCGCGGTCGAACCCGCGAACGGACTGCTGGACAGCGTCCACCACTACTACGTCGCCCGCGGCTGCGAGCCGACCGCCGAGCCCGACCTGGATTTCAACGAGAGCATCCGCGTCGAGGTGACCGACTACGACGACCTGCTGGGGGCGGTCCTCGACGGCGCCGTCCGCGACGGCCGGACGATCCTCGGGGTCACCAGGTACGAACTCGCCGACCGGTGGCGGTAG
- a CDS encoding VOC family protein produces the protein MDATEIDHVKLRIPADGVDAALSFYRDALGFSIDGMDRYDSGEKPFFSVRLAPGAVIHVEPDEGFEPPAGTAYDHVAVRIDDTIAGIERDLEAAGIGIDRRLDPLGATGVAPAVYVTDPFGYRIELKAERTDAE, from the coding sequence ATGGACGCGACCGAGATCGACCACGTGAAGCTCCGGATTCCCGCCGACGGCGTCGACGCGGCGCTTTCGTTCTACCGCGACGCGCTCGGGTTTTCGATCGACGGGATGGACCGCTACGACTCCGGGGAGAAGCCGTTCTTCTCGGTCCGGCTCGCGCCGGGCGCGGTGATCCACGTCGAACCCGACGAGGGGTTCGAGCCGCCGGCGGGGACCGCCTACGACCACGTCGCGGTCCGGATCGATGACACCATCGCGGGGATCGAACGGGACCTGGAGGCCGCAGGCATCGGGATCGACCGACGGCTCGACCCTCTCGGCGCGACCGGCGTCGCGCCCGCCGTCTACGTCACCGACCCGTTCGGCTACCGGATCGAACTGAAAGCCGAACGGACGGACGCGGAGTGA